The Petrocella atlantisensis genome has a window encoding:
- a CDS encoding replication-associated recombination protein A — MDLFDMARERTLVKDAPLAARMRPETIDEVVGQKHIIGEGKLLYRAIKADKLGSLIFYGPPGTGKTTLAKVIANTTKSNFRQLNATIAGKKDIQDVVAEAKDNLGMSMKKTILFIDEIHRFNKAQQDALLPYVEDGTVTLIGATTENPFFEVNKALVSRSRIFQLYHLDKEDIILLMQRAITLDKGLKAYNISIDEDALNFLADVANGDARVALNAIELGALTTDSVDGKIIIDLKVAQECIQKRSLNYDKDGDNHYDVISAFIKSMRGSDPDGAVYYLARMLYAGEDPKFIARRVVICASEDVGNADPRALILASAAAQAVHFVGMPEAQIILAQVVTYIATAPKSNAALGIFSAMKDVGHIQIKSLPPHLKDAHYKSAESLGHGIGYQYAHDFPGHYVKQQYLPDELVDKIYYEPSDEGYEAQIKKNMKKRLPDKQQPK; from the coding sequence ATGGATTTATTTGATATGGCAAGAGAAAGAACATTGGTAAAGGATGCACCCCTTGCTGCAAGAATGCGTCCTGAAACGATAGATGAAGTGGTTGGGCAAAAACATATTATTGGTGAAGGTAAACTGCTATATAGAGCCATTAAGGCAGACAAACTGGGGTCCCTCATTTTTTACGGACCTCCGGGAACAGGAAAAACAACCTTAGCTAAAGTCATTGCTAATACAACCAAATCTAATTTCAGACAGTTGAATGCAACGATAGCAGGTAAGAAGGACATACAGGATGTTGTGGCTGAAGCAAAAGACAATCTGGGTATGTCTATGAAGAAAACCATCCTGTTTATAGATGAGATTCATCGATTTAATAAAGCTCAACAAGATGCCTTGTTACCTTATGTAGAGGATGGTACCGTTACATTAATTGGTGCGACAACGGAGAATCCTTTTTTTGAAGTGAATAAGGCTTTGGTATCAAGATCCAGAATATTTCAATTGTATCATTTGGATAAAGAAGATATTATTTTGCTAATGCAAAGAGCCATTACTCTTGATAAGGGATTAAAAGCTTATAATATCAGTATTGATGAAGATGCTTTGAATTTCCTAGCAGATGTGGCAAATGGTGATGCAAGAGTAGCCCTTAATGCTATAGAACTTGGCGCACTCACAACGGATTCAGTGGATGGTAAGATAATAATAGATCTTAAAGTGGCCCAAGAGTGCATACAAAAAAGATCATTAAATTATGATAAAGATGGGGATAATCATTATGATGTTATTTCAGCCTTTATTAAGAGTATGAGAGGGTCAGACCCGGACGGGGCCGTCTACTATTTGGCCAGAATGCTCTACGCAGGTGAAGACCCCAAATTCATAGCCAGACGTGTGGTCATTTGTGCTTCAGAAGATGTAGGTAACGCGGATCCTAGGGCATTGATACTCGCCAGTGCAGCGGCACAGGCAGTTCATTTTGTTGGCATGCCCGAGGCACAGATTATATTAGCTCAAGTGGTAACTTATATTGCTACAGCACCAAAAAGTAATGCAGCCCTTGGCATATTTTCGGCAATGAAGGATGTAGGACATATCCAAATAAAATCATTGCCACCACATTTGAAAGATGCCCATTATAAAAGTGCTGAGTCACTGGGTCATGGCATAGGCTATCAATACGCCCATGATTTTCCCGGTCATTATGTCAAGCAACAGTATTTGCCGGATGAACTGGTAGATAAGATATACTACGAACCTTCGGATGAAGGTTATGAAGCACAGATTAAGAAAAATATGAAAAAAAGGTTGCCGGATAAACAGCAACCTAAATGA
- a CDS encoding DUF445 family protein encodes MDYLILLKPLIGALIGYSTNWLAIKMLFKPHTEVRIGKIRLPFTPGVIPRERGRIAKSLGGAVGERLLTKEVISKELLNEGVINQIKAYITKDLLGEPRSLKEIMETVLGDEYPIVVNKIGKGIALTIEDKIRSKDTKEMLYRTIKEYLAGRLSYNTALDTVLPSTVWINLEFILENHKEQICDYIISQVRQPQVEDKVNIIVGELIHEKVGALGAMFLNSKDVTASILDYIEKTLQEEDVQKTLIHVIIKSANEVMVNPISEILALRQYEELLEGATVGIVKSAYELIDKISLKDMITSMIYPILEQKILLTAHERDQIESKIEMLYVGFVENNIDTFLKNFEVAKIVEKEVNDFSVMDIERLIFTIVDKELNAITWFGALLGFVMGIVYIFI; translated from the coding sequence ATGGATTATTTAATATTATTAAAACCCTTGATTGGTGCTCTAATTGGTTATTCGACCAATTGGTTGGCCATCAAGATGCTTTTTAAGCCCCATACAGAAGTGCGTATCGGAAAAATCAGATTGCCATTCACACCGGGTGTCATTCCAAGAGAAAGAGGTAGAATTGCCAAGAGTTTAGGTGGTGCTGTGGGTGAAAGACTTCTAACGAAGGAGGTCATTAGCAAAGAATTGCTAAATGAGGGTGTTATCAATCAAATCAAGGCATATATCACCAAGGATTTACTGGGTGAACCAAGGTCTCTAAAAGAAATCATGGAGACGGTGTTAGGTGATGAATACCCAATCGTTGTCAACAAAATAGGTAAAGGTATCGCACTAACAATTGAAGATAAAATAAGATCAAAAGATACAAAAGAGATGTTATATAGAACCATAAAAGAGTATCTGGCCGGTAGATTATCATATAACACAGCACTAGACACTGTTTTACCCTCTACAGTATGGATTAATCTGGAATTTATTTTGGAAAATCATAAAGAACAGATTTGTGATTACATTATAAGTCAAGTACGTCAACCGCAAGTGGAGGATAAAGTCAATATTATTGTAGGGGAACTGATTCACGAGAAGGTTGGTGCTCTTGGTGCCATGTTCCTAAACAGTAAAGATGTAACCGCTTCAATATTGGATTATATCGAAAAGACCTTGCAAGAAGAGGACGTGCAAAAGACGTTGATTCATGTCATCATAAAAAGTGCCAATGAGGTAATGGTTAATCCAATCTCAGAAATACTGGCCCTTAGGCAATATGAAGAACTACTTGAAGGTGCAACAGTCGGTATTGTAAAAAGTGCCTACGAGCTCATTGATAAAATCAGCTTAAAAGATATGATTACCTCAATGATCTATCCAATATTGGAACAGAAAATCCTTTTAACCGCTCATGAGCGAGATCAAATAGAGTCTAAGATAGAAATGCTATATGTAGGCTTTGTAGAAAATAATATCGACACATTTTTGAAAAATTTTGAAGTGGCAAAAATAGTAGAAAAAGAAGTGAATGATTTTTCTGTCATGGATATTGAACGGCTTATTTTTACAATCGTAGATAAAGAATTAAATGCCATCACTTGGTTTGGTGCATTACTAGGCTTTGTTATGGGGATTGTATATATTTTCATTTGA
- the folP gene encoding dihydropteroate synthase, producing MIIGKKNFDFHRHVYIMGILNVTPDSFSDGGKFIGEKDAKSQVEKMILEGADIIDVGGESTRPGHVFVDEEEEIRRVVPVITMIKANFDTVVSIDTSKAMVAKAALDAGADMVNDIWGLKKDPEMANVIAAYNVPCCIMHNRPKGGYDDLIIDMVKDLAGSIELAGKAGIKRENIIIDPGIGFAKTREENLKIMGELRVFNHLGYPLLLGTSRKSLIGGTLDLPVHERIEGTLVTTVIGLQSGVAIFRVHDVLENKRAIDMTMAIMKAGE from the coding sequence ATGATTATTGGGAAAAAGAATTTTGATTTTCATCGTCACGTCTACATTATGGGTATTTTAAATGTGACCCCTGATTCATTTTCAGATGGGGGAAAATTTATTGGTGAAAAAGATGCAAAATCACAAGTGGAAAAAATGATTCTTGAAGGGGCAGATATCATTGATGTCGGTGGAGAATCCACTCGGCCCGGACATGTCTTTGTGGATGAAGAAGAAGAAATACGTCGCGTGGTACCTGTCATCACAATGATTAAGGCAAATTTTGATACGGTTGTATCAATAGATACATCAAAAGCCATGGTGGCAAAAGCCGCACTTGATGCAGGAGCCGATATGGTTAATGACATATGGGGACTTAAGAAAGACCCTGAAATGGCGAATGTGATTGCAGCCTACAATGTACCTTGTTGTATCATGCACAACCGTCCAAAAGGTGGTTATGATGATTTGATCATTGACATGGTCAAAGATTTGGCAGGTAGTATTGAGTTGGCAGGAAAAGCCGGTATCAAAAGAGAAAATATCATTATTGACCCGGGTATAGGATTTGCCAAAACACGGGAAGAGAATCTTAAAATCATGGGCGAGCTTAGAGTATTTAATCACCTAGGTTATCCCCTACTTCTTGGGACATCTAGAAAATCACTTATAGGCGGAACACTCGACTTACCGGTTCATGAGAGGATTGAAGGCACTTTGGTAACCACCGTCATTGGACTTCAGTCGGGAGTAGCCATATTCAGAGTTCATGATGTACTGGAGAATAAAAGAGCCATAGATATGACCATGGCCATTATGAAAGCAGGTGAATAA
- a CDS encoding aminotransferase class IV translates to MMINNTIVDNDTLLPDRGYFYGYGVFETLRVINGTIIFLEEHLSRLNKGLMYLGIQKAINEKEVKAAIRALSCDNGVIKINVSEENTVFTTRPLSYGQMHYEEGYRLTLSRVKRNPTSHTVSIKSMNYLDNIIELEKAKKHGFSDALFLNIHNEICETAVANVFIIEGNKIITPEASSGLLRGIMRQWVMNTYPVMEEKLTLSRLLSSEGVFVTNSVMGIMKVIALDEVTLNQHKMVQEIASKYGEVIDGMGRNL, encoded by the coding sequence ATGATGATCAATAATACAATTGTAGACAATGATACTTTGCTTCCTGACCGAGGTTACTTTTATGGCTATGGCGTTTTTGAAACCCTAAGGGTCATCAACGGTACGATCATATTTTTAGAAGAACATCTGTCTAGATTAAACAAAGGATTAATGTATTTAGGTATACAAAAAGCGATAAATGAGAAGGAAGTTAAAGCGGCAATAAGAGCCTTGTCATGTGATAACGGTGTTATAAAAATAAATGTTTCAGAGGAAAATACAGTTTTTACTACACGACCTTTGAGTTATGGTCAAATGCACTATGAAGAAGGGTATAGATTGACCTTATCAAGGGTTAAACGCAATCCAACCAGCCATACGGTTAGTATCAAATCCATGAATTATTTAGATAATATTATTGAGTTAGAAAAGGCGAAAAAGCATGGGTTTAGCGATGCTCTTTTTTTGAATATACATAATGAAATATGCGAAACGGCAGTAGCCAATGTATTTATTATAGAAGGTAATAAGATTATTACACCGGAGGCTTCTTCAGGCTTGCTTAGAGGCATTATGAGACAATGGGTTATGAACACTTACCCCGTCATGGAAGAAAAGCTAACATTGAGTCGTCTCTTATCAAGCGAAGGTGTTTTTGTGACCAACAGTGTCATGGGTATTATGAAAGTCATAGCTCTAGATGAGGTTACATTAAATCAACATAAGATGGTACAAGAAATCGCCAGTAAGTACGGGGAAGTAATAGATGGAATGGGTAGGAATCTATGA
- a CDS encoding HD domain-containing protein yields the protein MKKIQNIYDHKDYQHYLNEINKMEISRVYCKHDMAHFLDVARIAWIMCLENALKYDKTWVYACGLLHDIGRGCQYATGEPHEIASVRIAKGILEDAGFEGDAIKVILKAIANHKNETISNQLDLDGILYRADKASRACYTCGSIEACNWSNDKKNLKIEV from the coding sequence ATGAAGAAGATACAGAACATTTATGATCATAAGGATTACCAGCATTATTTAAATGAAATTAATAAAATGGAAATCAGCCGTGTGTATTGTAAACATGATATGGCCCATTTTCTGGATGTGGCTCGAATTGCTTGGATTATGTGTTTGGAAAATGCGTTAAAATATGATAAGACATGGGTCTATGCTTGCGGCCTTCTTCATGACATCGGAAGAGGGTGTCAATATGCAACAGGTGAGCCACATGAAATAGCCAGTGTAAGAATTGCCAAGGGTATACTAGAAGATGCCGGATTTGAAGGAGATGCCATAAAAGTCATTTTAAAAGCCATAGCTAACCATAAAAATGAAACCATTTCCAATCAACTGGATTTGGATGGCATACTCTACAGAGCTGACAAAGCTTCAAGGGCATGCTATACATGTGGATCAATAGAAGCGTGTAATTGGAGTAATGACAAGAAAAATCTAAAAATCGAGGTATAA
- a CDS encoding TrmB family transcriptional regulator, whose product MELVNALKKIGFTQQEAIIYIELCRHHEITGYEAAKLSGISRSNAYAALSSLVDKGYAYVIEAASMKYTPVPKVELIKNAKRSFEEQIIVIEEKLDFSQLRQEPYVTIADEKHIINKLKNIIQMAELRIYLSCDNNVLEMVKEEIHLAVTRGLKVVILSPKDLNGIKHTHYFNAPSTSIKIIADTKEVLAGTLKQSLYSKNSTLVHLIREAFINEITILESQEKQ is encoded by the coding sequence ATGGAACTGGTTAATGCCCTAAAAAAAATTGGTTTTACCCAACAAGAAGCCATTATATATATTGAATTGTGTCGTCATCATGAGATTACCGGTTATGAAGCGGCAAAATTATCCGGTATTTCCAGATCCAATGCTTATGCGGCACTATCCAGTTTGGTGGACAAAGGCTATGCTTATGTGATTGAAGCAGCTTCCATGAAGTATACACCTGTCCCTAAAGTGGAACTTATAAAAAACGCAAAAAGAAGTTTTGAGGAGCAAATCATAGTCATCGAAGAAAAGCTAGATTTTTCCCAACTTAGACAAGAACCTTATGTCACCATCGCGGATGAAAAGCATATTATCAATAAGTTGAAGAATATAATCCAAATGGCAGAACTAAGAATTTACCTTTCTTGTGATAATAATGTGCTTGAGATGGTGAAAGAAGAGATTCATCTAGCGGTAACAAGAGGATTAAAAGTGGTTATATTATCACCCAAAGATTTGAATGGCATAAAACATACTCATTACTTCAATGCACCGAGTACATCCATTAAAATCATTGCAGATACGAAGGAAGTGCTTGCTGGAACTTTAAAGCAAAGTCTCTATTCAAAAAACAGCACTTTGGTTCATTTGATACGAGAAGCTTTTATTAATGAGATTACGATTCTTGAGAGTCAAGAAAAACAATAA
- a CDS encoding DUF1499 domain-containing protein — MKRIRNRKDKIIMWIAIVVVVMVSGVFISTLIANNKVPKLGVVDGKLTDMPETPNAVSSQTTDKDKKVAPFPYKENLQSTKDGIKLAVKAYGDVKLIEEKADYLRYVFTTGLMRYNDDVEFYFDEQNKVVHFRSASRLGYSDMGLNRERYNALYDYYMNH; from the coding sequence ATGAAGCGAATAAGAAACAGAAAGGATAAAATAATAATGTGGATTGCAATAGTAGTCGTTGTCATGGTATCAGGTGTATTTATATCAACATTAATAGCAAATAATAAAGTTCCGAAGTTGGGGGTAGTAGACGGAAAGCTTACAGATATGCCAGAAACACCAAATGCTGTTTCCAGTCAAACAACAGATAAGGATAAAAAAGTGGCACCATTTCCGTATAAAGAAAACCTTCAATCAACAAAGGATGGCATAAAGTTAGCGGTAAAAGCCTATGGTGATGTTAAGCTTATTGAGGAAAAGGCAGATTATTTAAGGTATGTTTTTACCACAGGCTTGATGCGATACAATGATGATGTCGAGTTTTATTTTGATGAGCAGAATAAAGTGGTGCATTTTAGATCAGCATCGAGGTTGGGTTATTCGGATATGGGTTTAAACAGAGAACGTTATAACGCTTTATATGATTACTATATGAACCATTAG
- a CDS encoding MarR family winged helix-turn-helix transcriptional regulator, whose translation MQKNPLLLDHQLCFRLYKTSRAIIRIYQPILEKIGLTYPQYLVMLVLWEVKIIDFKALSNRLELKTGTLTPIIQKLEKLGYITKEKNETDQRKIHLVITEKGQSLEKEAQKIPETLAKATGVDYDNYLKYVKWLDELGDVMNEANKKQKG comes from the coding sequence ATGCAAAAAAATCCTTTGCTACTTGACCATCAGTTGTGTTTTAGATTGTATAAAACATCAAGAGCCATCATTAGAATCTATCAACCTATATTGGAAAAAATCGGTTTGACATACCCACAGTATTTAGTCATGTTGGTCTTGTGGGAAGTCAAAATTATAGATTTTAAAGCTTTGAGTAATAGATTAGAACTAAAAACAGGCACCCTAACGCCAATTATTCAGAAACTTGAAAAATTAGGGTACATAACTAAAGAAAAAAATGAAACGGATCAAAGAAAGATTCATTTGGTAATTACAGAAAAGGGACAATCTCTAGAAAAAGAAGCACAAAAAATTCCGGAAACATTGGCAAAAGCAACGGGTGTTGATTATGACAACTATCTAAAATATGTCAAGTGGCTGGATGAATTGGGAGATGTGATGAATGAAGCGAATAAGAAACAGAAAGGATAA
- the folK gene encoding 2-amino-4-hydroxy-6-hydroxymethyldihydropteridine diphosphokinase, translating to MDCISVVDLEVYAFHGVLEEEKEQGQTFLITFDAYLDLEPAGTEDDLSLSVSYAGMCYTIEDYFKSEKYNLIETLAEGVAKRLLTTYDLLKGVKVTVKKPHAPIGRPFKVASVTVERWWHEAYIAIGSNMGQREEVLFEAIEAINVSGHSLVEKVSKLRETKPWGYIDQEDFINGVICVKTLLSPSKLMDYLLEIEKVFKREREIHWGPRTLDLDLIFYDDLVTEDEKVVLPHPRMAQRQFVLKPLSELAPFKVHPLLKKRVIDLLAELEIDEASHS from the coding sequence ATGGATTGTATCTCGGTAGTGGACTTAGAGGTATATGCTTTTCATGGTGTTTTAGAAGAAGAAAAAGAACAAGGCCAAACATTTTTAATAACCTTTGATGCTTACCTTGACTTAGAACCGGCAGGCACAGAAGATGATCTAAGCCTTTCTGTCAGTTATGCCGGCATGTGCTATACTATAGAAGATTATTTCAAATCAGAGAAATATAATTTGATTGAAACTTTAGCTGAGGGTGTTGCCAAACGCCTACTAACCACCTATGACCTTCTAAAGGGTGTAAAAGTTACAGTCAAAAAGCCTCACGCACCCATTGGACGTCCTTTTAAAGTTGCAAGTGTGACAGTAGAGAGATGGTGGCATGAAGCTTATATTGCTATAGGTTCTAATATGGGACAACGAGAAGAAGTTCTATTTGAAGCCATAGAAGCAATCAATGTCAGTGGTCACAGTCTGGTAGAAAAAGTATCCAAACTCAGAGAAACCAAACCATGGGGCTATATTGACCAAGAGGACTTTATTAATGGTGTCATTTGTGTAAAGACCTTGTTGTCACCTAGTAAACTCATGGATTATTTGCTAGAGATTGAAAAAGTTTTTAAAAGAGAAAGAGAAATCCACTGGGGACCAAGAACACTGGATTTGGATTTGATTTTCTATGATGATTTGGTAACGGAAGATGAGAAGGTTGTTCTGCCACATCCAAGGATGGCTCAGCGTCAATTTGTTCTAAAGCCACTTAGTGAATTGGCACCATTCAAAGTACATCCGCTGTTAAAAAAACGTGTCATTGATTTGTTAGCAGAGCTAGAAATAGATGAGGCAAGCCATTCATAA
- the lysA gene encoding diaminopimelate decarboxylase yields MLAYHNKITTDTNFFKNTTPIELIKTYGSPLYVYNEDIFRTRCRELKNLVQYPNFSVNYSVKANGNLSLLKIAREEGLNVDAMSPGEIHLELTAGFLPSQILYISNNVSAEEMQYAIDRDILISVDSISQLELYGKLNKGGSICIRFNPGVGAGHHEKVVTGGKKTKFGVDPNKVDEVKSVLSQYDLKLVGINQHIGSLFMEGDKYIEGVKSLFTIAKQFENLEFLDIGGGFGIPYNKLAGQERLDLVDLGKKLDKVFDEFATEYGKKVMFKIEPGRYISAECGLILGEVYAVKYNYDTKYIGTDLGFNILKRPVMYDSHHDIEIYRNSDIKSEKNETVNIVGNICESGDIIAKERLLPEILEGDILGVLDAGAYGYCMASNYNNRLRPAEVLITGTGDVKLIRRRDTFEDLMRNFDVE; encoded by the coding sequence ATGTTAGCCTATCACAACAAAATCACCACAGATACCAATTTTTTTAAGAACACTACACCGATTGAACTTATAAAGACATATGGAAGTCCTCTCTATGTCTATAATGAAGATATCTTTAGAACCAGATGTAGAGAATTAAAAAATCTTGTTCAGTATCCTAATTTTTCAGTAAACTATTCGGTTAAAGCCAATGGAAATCTGTCTTTATTAAAAATAGCCCGTGAAGAAGGGTTGAATGTCGATGCTATGTCCCCTGGTGAGATTCATTTAGAATTGACAGCCGGTTTCTTGCCTTCACAGATTCTATATATCAGTAACAACGTATCAGCAGAAGAGATGCAGTACGCCATAGATCGAGATATACTTATTAGTGTTGACTCCATATCACAGCTGGAGCTTTATGGAAAACTAAACAAAGGTGGATCAATCTGTATCAGGTTTAACCCTGGTGTTGGTGCCGGTCATCATGAAAAAGTGGTAACCGGTGGTAAGAAAACCAAATTCGGTGTGGATCCAAACAAAGTAGATGAAGTTAAAAGTGTTCTTAGCCAATATGATCTAAAATTGGTTGGTATCAATCAACACATCGGTTCTTTATTTATGGAAGGGGATAAGTACATAGAAGGTGTCAAATCCTTATTTACCATTGCAAAGCAGTTTGAGAATCTTGAGTTTCTTGATATTGGTGGAGGCTTTGGCATACCCTATAACAAATTAGCGGGGCAAGAGCGATTGGATTTAGTAGACCTTGGCAAAAAGTTGGACAAAGTGTTTGATGAATTTGCCACTGAATATGGTAAAAAAGTTATGTTCAAGATTGAACCGGGTAGATATATATCTGCAGAATGTGGCCTTATACTCGGTGAAGTATATGCTGTAAAATACAATTATGATACAAAATACATTGGGACAGATCTTGGCTTTAACATTTTAAAACGTCCGGTTATGTATGATAGTCATCATGATATTGAGATCTATAGGAATTCGGATATAAAATCAGAGAAGAACGAAACCGTCAATATTGTGGGTAACATTTGTGAAAGCGGAGATATTATTGCAAAAGAACGTCTTTTACCGGAGATTCTTGAAGGTGATATACTGGGTGTTTTAGATGCGGGTGCTTATGGTTATTGTATGGCTTCTAATTACAACAACCGTTTAAGACCGGCGGAAGTACTGATTACTGGAACAGGGGATGTTAAGCTTATTCGTCGCCGAGATACTTTTGAGGATTTAATGAGAAATTTTGATGTAGAATAA
- a CDS encoding dihydrolipoyl dehydrogenase family protein has product MKTYDLVVIGAGAGGLTAAYTALGFGKKVVLIEDQKPGGECTWSGCVPSKTLINEAKKFNQLKEFISLEGIDTKKIMHHIKSVREAIYEHEDPTTLKKDGIDFIKGHARFKDSKTIVVDGIGIRADKILIATGSSPYIPEIQGLTQTPYLTNETIFEREVLPKSIVVLGGGAIGVELAQALNRLGVNVHLIEMMPSILSKEEPDLVKRLEAHLTKEGVWLHTASKAIKVESIDKGIALTYEKNGKEQMVKAETLLVAIGRKPNTTDLNLEAAGISYDKKGIRVDSYLRTSQKHIYAVGDVVGPYQFSHMANVQGILAVKNAFLPIKSKISYDHVAWVTFTDPELARAGMTEEEARDKYGDQVLVYDYDFNDLDRTKTKGVSIEGIKLILDNKYRVLGASILSERGGEMMGEIQVLKTLGQPFTKMADIIHPYPTYSEVFVKLGKKAKVDRLLAIPLVKIFRK; this is encoded by the coding sequence ATGAAGACATATGATTTGGTTGTTATCGGAGCCGGAGCTGGTGGTTTGACAGCCGCTTATACAGCTTTGGGATTTGGGAAAAAAGTCGTGCTAATTGAAGATCAAAAACCTGGTGGTGAGTGTACTTGGTCAGGTTGTGTACCTAGTAAAACATTGATTAACGAAGCAAAGAAGTTTAACCAGCTCAAAGAATTTATCAGCCTAGAGGGTATAGACACAAAAAAAATTATGCATCATATAAAATCGGTTCGAGAGGCCATTTACGAACATGAAGATCCGACTACCCTTAAAAAGGATGGGATTGACTTTATTAAAGGTCATGCACGCTTTAAAGACAGCAAGACAATTGTAGTTGATGGTATTGGCATTAGAGCCGATAAAATCCTAATAGCTACAGGATCATCCCCATATATTCCGGAGATTCAAGGCTTGACCCAAACGCCTTATTTAACCAATGAGACCATTTTTGAACGAGAGGTATTACCAAAATCCATTGTGGTACTTGGTGGAGGCGCCATAGGTGTAGAATTAGCGCAAGCATTGAATCGGTTGGGTGTAAACGTACATTTAATAGAAATGATGCCAAGCATACTCTCAAAAGAAGAGCCTGATTTGGTGAAACGTTTGGAAGCCCATCTCACGAAAGAAGGGGTTTGGCTACATACGGCATCAAAAGCTATTAAAGTAGAAAGTATAGACAAAGGCATTGCACTTACCTACGAAAAAAATGGCAAAGAACAGATGGTAAAAGCTGAAACCTTATTGGTCGCTATTGGTAGGAAACCCAATACCACAGATCTTAATCTAGAGGCAGCAGGGATAAGTTACGACAAAAAGGGCATAAGGGTGGATTCATATTTAAGAACATCTCAAAAACATATTTATGCAGTGGGTGATGTTGTAGGACCTTATCAGTTTTCTCATATGGCTAACGTTCAAGGTATACTTGCCGTGAAGAATGCATTTTTACCTATAAAAAGTAAAATCTCATATGATCATGTTGCTTGGGTGACGTTTACAGATCCGGAACTCGCCAGAGCAGGTATGACGGAAGAAGAAGCAAGAGATAAATATGGTGACCAAGTTTTGGTTTATGACTATGATTTTAATGATCTGGATCGTACCAAGACGAAAGGCGTATCCATAGAAGGCATTAAGCTGATTTTGGACAACAAATATAGGGTTTTAGGTGCCTCTATACTTAGTGAACGTGGTGGTGAGATGATGGGTGAAATACAAGTTCTAAAGACCTTAGGGCAGCCTTTTACAAAAATGGCAGATATTATTCATCCTTACCCTACTTACAGTGAAGTATTTGTGAAACTAGGTAAAAAAGCTAAGGTAGATCGACTACTTGCCATACCTTTAGTAAAGATTTTTAGAAAGTAG